A genomic stretch from Solanum stenotomum isolate F172 chromosome 8, ASM1918654v1, whole genome shotgun sequence includes:
- the LOC125874454 gene encoding uncharacterized protein LOC125874454 gives MNPESYNNNSQTNPRKRPLVEEPNNDKQPITLNSMVVAIDHNNLFYTVCSICEKTLPEPSPNTHIPNSSSSSSSSIPFCKNCNFNSASSGSKRLFRVLMSIATGKRVVVVIMFDRAARVLFGCSADEFFDFAKTHPFAAASAGNALEGEMLKITLSQPKNGNARHLRVVSVFPLRTGFQPVIETLRELYRARGGS, from the exons ATGAATCCAGAAAGCTACAATAACAACAGCCAAACAAACCCCAGAAAAAGACCATTAGTAGAAGAACCTAACAATGATAAACAACCAATAACACTAAATTCCATGGTGGTAGCCATTGATCACAACAATCTCTTTTACACAGTCTGTTCTATATGTGAAAAGACTCTACCTGAACCTTCTCCAAATACCCATATCcccaattcttcttcttcatcatcatcttcaataCCCTTTTGCAAAAATTGCAACTTTAACTCTGCTTCTTCTGGTTCCAAACGCCTCTTTCGTGTTCTT ATGTCGATAGCTACTGGGAAAAGAGTGGTTGTGGTGATAATGTTTGATAGGGCGGCTAGGGTTTTGTTTGGTTGTTCTGCTGATGAGTTCTTTGATTTTGCCAAGACTCACCCTTTTGCTG CCGCGTCTGCCGGTAATGCTTTGGAGGGAGAGATGTTGAAGATCACCTTGTCCCAACCAAAGAATGGAAATGCACGACATCTACGAGTGGTATCAGTTTTTCCATTGCGGACAGGTTTTCAGCCTGTGATCGAGACCTTGAGGGAACTATATCGAGCAAGAGGCGGTTCATAG